One window of the Cryptomeria japonica chromosome 7, Sugi_1.0, whole genome shotgun sequence genome contains the following:
- the LOC131030376 gene encoding uncharacterized protein LOC131030376 isoform X2, whose protein sequence is MCVLALVHCCLCALLILCIAFLIFCSVISVRSCIVILGVFEEAQLRRMATPKYRGMERRPCSKIMIQLLVVAFSVFVGCISKWQYMSINNSQVLINELGFACNCSKLCAGFNLQALNDKFGLPIGEKSEELDLPINAYAEELGFACNYSNLYAGLNLQEYADGMGLSIGEKSEELDLPINAYAEELGFAYTPSNLYAGLNLQEYADGMGLSIGENSEELDLPINAYAEELGFAYTPSNLYAGLNLQEYADGMGLSIGEKSEELDLPINAYAEELGFAYTPSNLYAGLNFQEYADGMGLSIGENSEELDLPINEYADELGFAYNPSNLYAGLNLQEYADGMGLSIGENSEELDLPINAYADELGFPYNPSNLYAGLNLQEYADGMGLSIGENSEELDLRINAYAEELGFASNPTNLYAGLNLQEYADGMGLSIGEKSEDLDLPINAYAEELGFACNPSNLYAGLNMQEYADGMGLSIGENKKELDLPINAYAEELGFACNPSNMHAGLNMQEYADGMGLSISENSEELDLPINAYAEELDLPINAYAEELGFAYNPSNLYAGLNLQEYADGMDLSIGENSEELDLPINAYAEELGFASNPSNLYAGLNLQEYGDGMGPSIGENSEELDLPINAYAEELGFAYNPSNLYAGLNFQEYADGMGLSIGENSEELDLPINAYADELGFACNYSNLYAVLNFQEYADEIGLSIGENSEELDLPMNAYADKLGFTCNSSNLYAGLNLPQSLSEYADGFGLPIGGNSKEMELPINAYADELGLLISRHSEESRLPINENTEEVSVLIGLSVTSEEKKTKEWVLDVFLGRDSKHLGAVCPLALVCAVTGAFFCTAVVVINWSKKRATYPSTKSSLEFRKEIQTKTNEHTQQRPFQKDVDKKQLKEIPIRRSDRISNRKKSDCALYKQDVERKQLNAIPLRRSERIRNLTKSDCARTHRQHA, encoded by the exons TGATCTTGTGCATTGCGTTCTTGATCTTTTGCAGTGTTATCTCTGTGCGTTCTTGCATTGTGATTTTGGGTGTTTTTGAAGAAGCCCAACTGAGAAGAATGGCCACCCCGAAATACAGAGGAATGGAGCGAAGGCCTTGCTCCAAAATCATGATTCAGCTATTAGTGGTGGCGTTCTCTGTGTTTGTTGGTTGTATATCTAAATGGCAATATATGTCAATTAATAATTCACAAGTACTAATCAATGAATTGGGCTTTGCATGCAATTGTAGCAAGTTGTGTGCCGGTTTTAATTTGCAAGCTCTCAATGATAAATTCGGCCTGCCAATTGGTGAAAAATCAGAAGAATTGGACCTGCCAATCAATGCATATGCAGAGGAACTGGGCTTTGCATGCAATTATAGCAACTTGTATGCTGGTCTAAATTTGCAAGAATATGCAGATGGAATGGGCCTGTCAATTGGTGAAAAATCAGAAGAATTGGACCTGCCAATCAATGCATATGCAGAGGAACTGGGCTTTGCATACACTCCTAGCAACTTGTATGCTGGTCTAAATTTGCAAGAATATGCAGATGGAATGGGCCTGTCAATTGGTGAAAATTCAGAAGAATTGGACCTGCCAATCAATGCTTATGCAGAGGAACTGGGCTTTGCATACACTCCTAGCAACTTGTATGCTGGTCTAAATTTGCAAGAATATGCAGATGGAATGGGCCTGTCAATTGGTGAAAAATCAGAAGAATTGGACCTGCCAATAAATGCATATGCAGAGGAACTGGGCTTTGCATACACTCCTAGCAACTTGTATGCTGGTCTAAATTTTCAAGAATATGCAGATGGAATGGGCCTGTCAATTGGTGAAAATTCAGAAGAATTGGACCTGCCAATCAATGAATATGCAGATGAACTGGGCTTTGCATACAATCCTAGCAACTTGTATGCTGGTCTAAATTTGCAAGAATATGCAGATGGAATGGGCCTGTCGATTGGTGAAAATTCAGAAGAATTGGACCTGCCAATCAATGCATATGCAGATGAACTGGGCTTTCCATACAATCCTAGCAACTTGTATGCTGGTCTAAATTTGCAAGAATATGCAGATGGAATGGGCCTGTCAATTGGTGAAAATTCAGAAGAATTGGACCTGCGAATCAATGCATATGCAGAGGAATTGGGCTTTGCATCCAATCCTACCAACTTGTATGCTGGTCTAAATTTGCAAGAATATGCAGATGGAATGGGCCTGTCAATTGGTGAAAAATCAGAAGATTTGGACCTGCCAATCAATGCATATGCAGAGGAACTGGGCTTTGCATGCAATCCTAGCAACTTGTATGCTGGTCTAAATATGCAAGAATATGCAGATGGAATGGGCCTGTCAATTggtgaaaataaaaaagaattggACCTGCCAATCAATGCATATGCAGAGGAATTGGGCTTTGCATGCAATCCTAGCAACATGCATGCTGGTCTAAATATGCAAGAATATGCAGATGGAATGGGCCTGTCAATTAGTGAAAATTCAGAGGAATTGGACCTGCCAATCAATGCATATGCAGAGGAATTGGACCTGCCAATCAATGCATATGCAGAGGAATTGGGCTTTGCATACAATCCTAGCAATTTGTATGCTGGTCTAAATTTGCAAGAATATGCAGATGGAATGGACCTGTCAATTGGTGAAAATTCAGAAGAATTGGACCTGCCAATCAATGCATATGCAGAGGAATTGGGCTTTGCATCCAATCCTAGCAACTTGTATGCTGGTCTAAATTTGCAAGAATATGGAGATGGAATGGGCCCGTCAATTGGTGAAAATTCAGAAGAATTGGACCTGCCAATCAATGCATATGCAGAGGAACTGGGCTTTGCATACAATCCTAGCAACCTGTATGCTGGTCTAAATTTTCAAGAATATGCAGATGGAATGGGCCTGTCAATTGGTGAAAATTCAGAAGAATTGGACCTGCCAATCAATGCATATGCAGATGAATTGGGCTTTGCATGCAATTATAGCAACTTGTATGCTGTTCTAAATTTCCAAGAATATGCAGATGAAATCGGGCTGTCAATTGGCGAAAATTCAGAGGAATTGGACCTGCCAATGAATGCATATGCAGATAAATTGGGTTTTACATGCAATTCTAGCAACTTGTATGCTGGTCTTAATTTGCCGCAATCTCTCAGTGAATATGCAGATGGATTTGGCCTGCCAATTGGTGGCAATTCAAAAGAAATGGAGCTGCCAATCAATGCATATGCAGATGAATTGGGTCTGTTAATTAGCAGACATTCAGAGGAATCTCGCCTTCCAATCAATGAAAATACAGAGGAAGTCAGCGTTTTAATTGGTCTGTCTGTCACGTCAGAGGAAAAAAAGACCAAGGAATGGGTGTTGGATGTTTTTCTTGGACGAGATTCCAAACATTTGGGAGCAGTGTGTCCTCTGGCTCTGGTTTGTGCAGTTACGGGTGCATTTTTTTGTACAGCTGTAGTAGTGATTAATTGGTCCAAGAAAAGGGCAACATACCCTAGTACTAAGTCTTCCCTAGAATTTCGTAAAGAAATTCAGACAAAGACAAACGAGCATACACAACAACGTCCTTTTCAGAAG GATGTAGATAAAAAGCAGCTAAAAGAAATACCTATCCGAAGATCAGATAGAATTTCAAACCGAAAAAAATCCGATTGCGCTCTCTATAAACAA GATGTAGAGAGAAAGCAGCTAAATGCAATCCCTTTGAGGAGATCAGAGCGGATCAGGAATTTAACAAAATCTGATTGTGCTCGTACTCATAGACAGCATGCATAG
- the LOC131030376 gene encoding uncharacterized protein LOC131030376 isoform X1: MCVLALVHCCLCALLILCIAFLIFCSVISVRSCIVILGVFEEAQLRRMATPKYRGMERRPCSKIMIQLLVVAFSVFVGCISKWQYMSINNSQVLINELGFACNCSKLCAGFNLQALNDKFGLPIGEKSEELDLPINAYAEELGFACNYSNLYAGLNLQEYADGMGLSIGEKSEELDLPINAYAEELGFAYTPSNLYAGLNLQEYADGMGLSIGENSEELDLPINAYAEELGFAYTPSNLYAGLNLQEYADGMGLSIGEKSEELDLPINAYAEELGFAYTPSNLYAGLNFQEYADGMGLSIGENSEELDLPINEYADELGFAYNPSNLYAGLNLQEYADGMGLSIGENSEELDLPINAYADELGFPYNPSNLYAGLNLQEYADGMGLSIGENSEELDLRINAYAEELGFASNPTNLYAGLNLQEYADGMGLSIGEKSEDLDLPINAYAEELGFACNPSNLYAGLNMQEYADGMGLSIGENKKELDLPINAYAEELGFACNPSNMHAGLNMQEYADGMGLSISENSEELDLPINAYAEELDLPINAYAEELGFAYNPSNLYAGLNLQEYADGMDLSIGENSEELDLPINAYAEELGFASNPSNLYAGLNLQEYGDGMGPSIGENSEELDLPINAYAEELGFAYNPSNLYAGLNFQEYADGMGLSIGENSEELDLPINAYADELGFACNYSNLYAVLNFQEYADEIGLSIGENSEELDLPMNAYADKLGFTCNSSNLYAGLNLPQSLSEYADGFGLPIGGNSKEMELPINAYADELGLLISRHSEESRLPINENTEEVSVLIGLSVTSEEKKTKEWVLDVFLGRDSKHLGAVCPLALVCAVTGAFFCTAVVVINWSKKRATYPSTKSSLEFRKEIQTKTNEHTQQRPFQKVILDNAEESYSRKDVDKKQLKEIPIRRSDRISNRKKSDCALYKQDVERKQLNAIPLRRSERIRNLTKSDCARTHRQHA, encoded by the exons TGATCTTGTGCATTGCGTTCTTGATCTTTTGCAGTGTTATCTCTGTGCGTTCTTGCATTGTGATTTTGGGTGTTTTTGAAGAAGCCCAACTGAGAAGAATGGCCACCCCGAAATACAGAGGAATGGAGCGAAGGCCTTGCTCCAAAATCATGATTCAGCTATTAGTGGTGGCGTTCTCTGTGTTTGTTGGTTGTATATCTAAATGGCAATATATGTCAATTAATAATTCACAAGTACTAATCAATGAATTGGGCTTTGCATGCAATTGTAGCAAGTTGTGTGCCGGTTTTAATTTGCAAGCTCTCAATGATAAATTCGGCCTGCCAATTGGTGAAAAATCAGAAGAATTGGACCTGCCAATCAATGCATATGCAGAGGAACTGGGCTTTGCATGCAATTATAGCAACTTGTATGCTGGTCTAAATTTGCAAGAATATGCAGATGGAATGGGCCTGTCAATTGGTGAAAAATCAGAAGAATTGGACCTGCCAATCAATGCATATGCAGAGGAACTGGGCTTTGCATACACTCCTAGCAACTTGTATGCTGGTCTAAATTTGCAAGAATATGCAGATGGAATGGGCCTGTCAATTGGTGAAAATTCAGAAGAATTGGACCTGCCAATCAATGCTTATGCAGAGGAACTGGGCTTTGCATACACTCCTAGCAACTTGTATGCTGGTCTAAATTTGCAAGAATATGCAGATGGAATGGGCCTGTCAATTGGTGAAAAATCAGAAGAATTGGACCTGCCAATAAATGCATATGCAGAGGAACTGGGCTTTGCATACACTCCTAGCAACTTGTATGCTGGTCTAAATTTTCAAGAATATGCAGATGGAATGGGCCTGTCAATTGGTGAAAATTCAGAAGAATTGGACCTGCCAATCAATGAATATGCAGATGAACTGGGCTTTGCATACAATCCTAGCAACTTGTATGCTGGTCTAAATTTGCAAGAATATGCAGATGGAATGGGCCTGTCGATTGGTGAAAATTCAGAAGAATTGGACCTGCCAATCAATGCATATGCAGATGAACTGGGCTTTCCATACAATCCTAGCAACTTGTATGCTGGTCTAAATTTGCAAGAATATGCAGATGGAATGGGCCTGTCAATTGGTGAAAATTCAGAAGAATTGGACCTGCGAATCAATGCATATGCAGAGGAATTGGGCTTTGCATCCAATCCTACCAACTTGTATGCTGGTCTAAATTTGCAAGAATATGCAGATGGAATGGGCCTGTCAATTGGTGAAAAATCAGAAGATTTGGACCTGCCAATCAATGCATATGCAGAGGAACTGGGCTTTGCATGCAATCCTAGCAACTTGTATGCTGGTCTAAATATGCAAGAATATGCAGATGGAATGGGCCTGTCAATTggtgaaaataaaaaagaattggACCTGCCAATCAATGCATATGCAGAGGAATTGGGCTTTGCATGCAATCCTAGCAACATGCATGCTGGTCTAAATATGCAAGAATATGCAGATGGAATGGGCCTGTCAATTAGTGAAAATTCAGAGGAATTGGACCTGCCAATCAATGCATATGCAGAGGAATTGGACCTGCCAATCAATGCATATGCAGAGGAATTGGGCTTTGCATACAATCCTAGCAATTTGTATGCTGGTCTAAATTTGCAAGAATATGCAGATGGAATGGACCTGTCAATTGGTGAAAATTCAGAAGAATTGGACCTGCCAATCAATGCATATGCAGAGGAATTGGGCTTTGCATCCAATCCTAGCAACTTGTATGCTGGTCTAAATTTGCAAGAATATGGAGATGGAATGGGCCCGTCAATTGGTGAAAATTCAGAAGAATTGGACCTGCCAATCAATGCATATGCAGAGGAACTGGGCTTTGCATACAATCCTAGCAACCTGTATGCTGGTCTAAATTTTCAAGAATATGCAGATGGAATGGGCCTGTCAATTGGTGAAAATTCAGAAGAATTGGACCTGCCAATCAATGCATATGCAGATGAATTGGGCTTTGCATGCAATTATAGCAACTTGTATGCTGTTCTAAATTTCCAAGAATATGCAGATGAAATCGGGCTGTCAATTGGCGAAAATTCAGAGGAATTGGACCTGCCAATGAATGCATATGCAGATAAATTGGGTTTTACATGCAATTCTAGCAACTTGTATGCTGGTCTTAATTTGCCGCAATCTCTCAGTGAATATGCAGATGGATTTGGCCTGCCAATTGGTGGCAATTCAAAAGAAATGGAGCTGCCAATCAATGCATATGCAGATGAATTGGGTCTGTTAATTAGCAGACATTCAGAGGAATCTCGCCTTCCAATCAATGAAAATACAGAGGAAGTCAGCGTTTTAATTGGTCTGTCTGTCACGTCAGAGGAAAAAAAGACCAAGGAATGGGTGTTGGATGTTTTTCTTGGACGAGATTCCAAACATTTGGGAGCAGTGTGTCCTCTGGCTCTGGTTTGTGCAGTTACGGGTGCATTTTTTTGTACAGCTGTAGTAGTGATTAATTGGTCCAAGAAAAGGGCAACATACCCTAGTACTAAGTCTTCCCTAGAATTTCGTAAAGAAATTCAGACAAAGACAAACGAGCATACACAACAACGTCCTTTTCAGAAGGTGATTCTTGATAATGCAGAAGAATCATATTCTAGAAAG GATGTAGATAAAAAGCAGCTAAAAGAAATACCTATCCGAAGATCAGATAGAATTTCAAACCGAAAAAAATCCGATTGCGCTCTCTATAAACAA GATGTAGAGAGAAAGCAGCTAAATGCAATCCCTTTGAGGAGATCAGAGCGGATCAGGAATTTAACAAAATCTGATTGTGCTCGTACTCATAGACAGCATGCATAG